One stretch of Streptomyces hygroscopicus DNA includes these proteins:
- a CDS encoding threonine dehydratase has protein sequence MALAPVEQGAWGAAEGWLALEFLQYTGTFKARGAFNFVRAHREAGTLPDTGVTIASGGNAGLACAWAAARHSVPATVFVPETAPPVKVGRLRRLGAEVHQIGTEYDEAREAAQKHAAETGALLSHAYDHPLIAAGAGTVLEEILQARPDLDTVVVAVGGGGLFTGVAVSALEHGVGVVAVEPYGCRALNAALEAGAVVDVPVDSVAADSLGARHVSSDALEWARKDGVRSVLVSDEAIVSARQALWDDRRIAVEHAAATALSALTSGGYQPRPGEKVAVLLCGANTDPADLTHGR, from the coding sequence GTGGCGCTCGCTCCGGTGGAGCAGGGAGCATGGGGCGCCGCCGAGGGTTGGCTGGCCCTGGAGTTCCTGCAGTACACGGGCACCTTCAAGGCGCGCGGCGCGTTCAACTTCGTCAGGGCCCACCGGGAAGCGGGCACCCTGCCGGACACGGGCGTCACCATCGCCTCCGGCGGAAACGCCGGGCTCGCGTGTGCGTGGGCGGCGGCGCGGCACTCCGTGCCCGCCACGGTGTTCGTGCCCGAGACCGCGCCCCCGGTGAAGGTCGGCCGGTTGCGCCGGCTCGGCGCCGAGGTCCATCAGATCGGCACCGAGTACGACGAAGCGCGGGAGGCCGCGCAGAAGCACGCCGCCGAGACCGGGGCGCTGCTGTCGCACGCGTACGACCACCCACTGATCGCCGCCGGGGCGGGCACCGTGCTGGAGGAGATCCTCCAGGCCCGGCCCGACCTGGACACCGTGGTGGTGGCGGTCGGGGGCGGCGGGCTGTTCACCGGTGTCGCGGTGTCCGCCCTGGAGCACGGAGTGGGGGTCGTCGCCGTGGAGCCGTACGGGTGCCGGGCCCTGAACGCCGCGCTGGAGGCCGGTGCGGTCGTCGATGTCCCGGTGGACTCGGTCGCGGCGGACTCGCTGGGGGCGCGCCATGTGTCCTCGGACGCGCTGGAGTGGGCCCGCAAGGACGGAGTGCGGTCCGTCCTGGTGTCCGACGAGGCGATCGTCTCCGCGCGGCAGGCCCTGTGGGACGACCGCAGGATCGCGGTCGAGCACGCGGCGGCCACGGCGCTTTCGGCCCTCACCTCCGGCGGGTACCAGCCGCGGCCCGGGGAGAAGGTCGCCGTACTCCTCTGCGGCGCCAACACCGACCCCGCGGACCTCACCCACGGCCGCTAG